CATTAGCCCCCTTGGGCCTAGAATCTTCGCATATTTTCCTAAATCTCGCATCATGTCAGGTGTTGCTATAACAACATCAAATGAAGTCCAACCTTTTTTAATTTTCTCAAACAATTCCTCGTTCCCAGCATAATCTGCACCAGCATCAAGAGCTTCTTGTATTTTTTCGCCTTTGGCAAAAACAACAAGAATCGTTTGCTTCCCAGTTCCATTCGGTAATGAAACGGTTCCACGAACCTGTTGATCTGGTTTCTGGGCATCGATGCCTGTTTTAAGCGATAACTCCACCGATTGGTCAAACTTAATCGGAGGACAGTTTTTTAAAATTTCGATAGCTTGAGCTAGATCATACTTTT
The Candidatus Rhabdochlamydia sp. T3358 DNA segment above includes these coding regions:
- the rplA gene encoding 50S ribosomal protein L1 translates to MHRSKRFREIASKIKPHEKYDLAQAIEILKNCPPIKFDQSVELSLKTGIDAQKPDQQVRGTVSLPNGTGKQTILVVFAKGEKIQEALDAGADYAGNEELFEKIKKGWTSFDVVIATPDMMRDLGKYAKILGPRGLMPTPKAGTVTNDIAGVCKQVKMGRIEFRTDKQGVINTLIGKLSFSPENLIENITAFINAIVRAKPSSAKGQYIQSIVLSSTMGPGLKVDLSVIAGLQGAKEQ